Below is a genomic region from Microbacterium galbinum.
CGCTCAGGCGCCGATCGTCGCCAGATCCTCGGCCGTCCGGCCGTAGCCCGGCGTCGTGTACCGCTGCGCCCACTCGGCATCCTCGGCCAGCAGCTCGCGCCACGGGGCGACCTCGACGTAGAGCACGCGGAGCGAGTCGAGGGCGGCGCGGTGCAGCGCCTCGCCGTCGGTCGAGACGGCATCCAGCGGAACCGCCACGTCGAAGTTCTTCATCATGCCGGTGCGCGAGGTCGTCTCGACGCACACGTTCGTCTGCAGGCCGGCGACGATGAGGCGGGTGACGTCGAGATTGCGCAGGATCGGGTCGAGGTCGGTGTTGAAGAAGGCATCCCACCGGTGCTTCTCGATCACGATGTCACCGGGCTCGGGGCGCACGGCGTCGAGCACCTGCGAGCCCCAGTCGGCGTCGTCGCCGATCGGCGACTCCTCGTCGCTCGCAGCCGACGACGCCAGCAGACGGCGCATGCTCGGCGTCGCGTCCGCTCCGTCGGCGCGGGAGGTCTGCCGCGTGTAGATCACCGGCATCCCCTGAGCGCGAGCGGCCGCGAGCAGCTCGGCGCACTCGGCGACGACCTCGTCGAAATTCCAGATCGGCGGCCACCCCAGGGCGCTCCGTCGCTCCTGCTGCAGGTACATGTTCTGCATGTCGATCATGATCAGCGCTGTTCTCGAGCTCATCTCAAACCCAATCTCGTAGTGTGTCTTGATAGTCCAATACTGTTATATAGTCCTTTACGTTACGTCGGTATTACTTTCAGGAGGATCAACGTGTCGGATGCGACGACCATCGACGGCACGCGCGGTCGCAGGAAGTGGGCGGTCTTCGCCGTGCTCGCCGGGGCCGCCGCGCTGACGATCCTCGACGTCTCGAAGCTCGGCATCGCCCTTCCCGCCATCCAGGCGGATATGGGCGGCGACCCCGCGACCGTGCAGTTCATGCTCGTCGGCTACACCCTCGCCTACGCCGCGATGCTGCTGCCCGCCGGCCGCATCGGCGACGTGGTGCCGCGTCGCACGGTGTTCCTCACCGGCATGATCGTGTTCGTCGCGTCGAGTGTCGCGTGCACCTTCGCCCCCACGATCGAGTGGCTGGTGGCGGCGCGTGTGATCGAGGGCCTCGGCGCCGGCCTGCTCATGCCGCAGGTACTCGGGCTCATCCAGCGCGTGTTCCCCGCCGGAGAGCGCGCCAAGCCACTCGCCGCCCTCGCCGCCATCACCTCCCTCACCTCACTCGGAGCCCCGGTGCTCGCGGGGTTCATCATGGACGTCGCGGGCGACCAACTCGGCTGGCGACTGCTGTTCCTCGTGACCGTGGTCGCCGGCGCCATCATCCTCCCGTTCGCGTTCGTGGTCGTTCACGAACCCGTCGGCGAGCGCCGCCGGGGATACGACACGATCGGCACCGTGCTGCTCGCGGTCGGCGTGGTCCTCACGATCGGCCCGCTCAGCGCGATCTCCGGCACCGAGCCCCCCGCACCGTGGATCTTCGTCGGCATCGGACTCGGCATCGCCTTCCTCGCGGCCTTCATCGCCCACGAGCGACGGGTCACCCGGCGCGGTCGCGAACCCCTCGTCGACCCCGAACTGTTCCGCCTCCCCCACCTCCCGGCGGGCGTGCTGATCTCCGGATGCATGCACGCGGCGGCGACCGCCGGCACCCTGGTCGTGACGATCGCCCTGCAGCAGCTCGCGCACCTGTCGGCGCTCGAGACGGCGATGTGGATGCTGCCGGCCGCCGCCGCGAGCCTCCTGGGTTCCTGGATCGCGACGCGGGTCTCGCCGACGAACGGCCACGTGGTCGCGCTCGGCACGGCAACCGGCGCACTCGCCCTCGCGGGGAGCGGGCTCGTGTTCGGCGCGGCCTCGACGAGCACCGTTCCGCCGCTCATCGCCGCGCTCCTCTGCGTCAGCGCGTTCGGTTCGGGCCTCTCCGCGCCCGCGAATCAGGCGCGCACACTGCTGCACACGCCAGGGCACCGCTCGAGTGTGGCCGGATCGCTCATCCAGTTCGCACAGCGCACGGGTTCGGCGATCGGCATGGCGCTCGCGCTGATCATCTACTACGCGTTCTTCTCCGACACGAGCTTCGCCGGCAGGCCGGCATCCGGCGCGATGTGGGCGCTCTGGGCCGTCAGCGTCTTCCTCGTCGTCGCCACGGTGATCGCGGTGGTCGACCACGCCCGCACCCCGCGGGTCGAGCTCGAGGTCGCGGAGCCCGAGCCGCAGTTCGTGCCGTAGGACATCTCGGGCAGGGACCCTTCGACAGGCTCAGGGGCCCAGGGGCTGCTCAGGGCCCCAGTAGCGGCTCTACGGAAACCGGGTCGCTGCGCTCCTCGCTCAGGAGCCGGGTTTCTCGGTTCCTGAGCGAGCGAAGCGAGACGAAGGGCGCACCCCGCGCTCACCTGCACGGACGAATCACGTCTGCACGGAGCATCCGCCCGAATCTCCGTGCAGACGTGCGCGGTCCGTGCAGACGAGCGGATGCCGCGGCGTCAGCTCAGGAGGAGATCTCTCGCAACGCAGGAACATTCGAGGCATCCACTCTTGCGCTGCGCGAGATCTCCTCCGCTACGCGCGAGGCACCCCGACGACCCGCCCCTCCTCCACACGCACGACCCGATCCGCGGCATCCAGCAATGCCGAATCGTGCGAGACGCACACCACCGCCACCCCGCGATCGGCCTCGGATCGCAGCACCGAACGGATGCGCCGACTGCTCTCGGCATCCAGCCCGGTCGTCGGCTCGTCGAGGAGCAGCAGGTCGGCCTGCCGCGCGAGACCCTGAGCGAGCAGGGCGCGCTGCTGCTGCCCGCCCGAGAGTGAGGCGAACGGGCTCGGCGCGAGGCGGGTGATGTCCAGTCGCTCCAGCGACCGAGTCACGACCGTGCGCGCCTCGCCGTCCATCCGTCGCCACGGGCCGAGCCGACCCCAGACGCCGACGGCGACGACATCGCGCACCGTGACGGGCAACCGGGGCGGGATCGCCGCGCGCTGCGGCACGAAGGCAACGGCGCCGGGCACCGAACGCTGACCGCGCCGCGGCGAGCGCGTGCCCGCGAGCACTTCGAGCAGCGTCGACTTGCCGGCGCCGTTGGGCCCGGCGATCACCGCGAACTCCCCCGGCACGATGCGCAGATCGACGCCGCACACCACGTCGACGCCGTCGAAGGCGACGTGCACGTCGTCAAGGACGGCGATCGGATCGGCGAGCACGGGGGACGAAGTCATGTCTCGATCATATGAGTTTGATAATCATTCTCAAAAAGCTCTAGGCTCGCTCAACGTGACCCTTCCTCTCCTCGCCCCCTTCGCGCTCGAGTTCGTGCAGCGCGGCATGCTCGGCGGCGCACTCGTGGCGATCCTCTGCGGCGTCGTCGGCACGTGGGTCGTGATCCGCGGCATGGCGTTCCTCGGCGAGGCACTGGCCCACGGCATGCTCCCCGGCGTCGCGCTGGCCACGGTGCTGGGCCTGCCCGTGCTGGCCGGCGGCGCCCTGAGTGCCGTCGCCATGAGTATCGGGATCGGTGCACTCCAGCGCCGAGCGAAGCTGTCCTACGACACGAGCATCGGACTGCTCTTCGTCTCGATGCTGGCCCTCGGGGTCATCATCATCTCCCACTCGGGCAGCTTCGCCACCGACGCGACCGCGATCCTGTTCGGCGACATCCTCGCCATCACCTCGACCGACCTCATGCTGCTGGCCGCGGCCGCCGCGATCGGTCTCGCCGTGACCTGCGGCTTCCACCGCTCGTTCGTCGCACTGGCGCTCGACACCCGCATCGCCACCGTGCTCGGCCTGCGCCCGCGGCTCGCACAGGCCGCGCTCGTGGGCCTCGTCACCCTCGCGGTCGTCGCCTCGTACCAGGCCGTCGGTTCGATGCTCGTGGTCGGTCTGCTGCTCGCCCCCGCAGTCGCGGCCGGCCACTGGACCACCCGCATCCCCACGCGGATGCTGCTCGCCTGCGTATTCGGCATCGTCGCCGTCTTCCTCGGCCTCACGACTTCATGGTTCGCGGCGACCGCCGCCGGAGCATCCGTCGCCGCCGCGGCGATCGCCCTGACCTGCCTCTCGTGGGTCGCCCGCGCAGCCGTCTCCGGCATCCGCTCGACGACCCACGCGACGACCGCACCGGTGTCGGCATGACCGCCCAAACCGACCCCACTCGCCCCCGAAAGGACCCCGTGCGTTCCCGCTCGACCTCCCTCGCCCTCCTGGGCGCCCTCACGCTCGGCCTCGCCGCCTGCACCGGAGCGCCCACCGCCGACACGTCCGCCGAGACGGCGACCGACGCCCCCTCCACCGGCGACGGTCACGGCGCGATCGCCGGAGCCGAGGAGGTCGCCGAACCCCCGCTCGGGCTCACGGCGATCGACCCCGCCGGCACGGTCACGCACCTCGACCTGCTCGACGAGACCGTGACCGAGATCGGCGCGATCGACGCACCGCGGGCGATGACCACCGACGGCCGCTACCTGTTCGCCGACGTCGGCGACGGCATCGAGATCGTCGACAGCGGCGTGTGGACGTGGGACCACGTCGACCACTTCCACTACTACCGCGCGGCCCCGGCCCTGCTCGGCACGGTCGACGGCGAGGGTGCAGCGACCGTCGCCACGACGAACAGCTCAACCTCCGGCGGCACCGGCATCTCGTTCGCCGATTCGGGGGATGCCGTGCTGCTCGGCACCGAGGCCCTCTCGAAGGGCGAGATCCGCGAGCAGTTCCGCCTCGAGCGCGAGCCGCACGCCGGACTCGTGGTTCCCGTCGGGTCGTTCGCGCTCGTCACCGAGGCGGTCGACGGGGTCGGGGCGCGCGTCGCCGGCTACACCGCCGACGGCGAGCCGACCGGACTCGACGAGACGTGCGCCGCTCCCTCGGGCACGATCACGACCCGGGTCGGCGCCGTGATCGGATGCGCCGACGGCGCCCTGCTCGCCCACGTCGACGACGGCGAGCTCGTCGTCGAGCGCATCCCGTACCCGGCGGATGCTCCCACCGGCGCGGTCGCCTCGTTCGACAACCGCGAGGGGCGCCCGACCGTCGCCGGCCTCGCGAGCCCGACCGACATCCGACTGCTCGACACCCGAGCCCGCACCTGGACGCTGCTCACGGCACCGGCCCCGCTCGTGCACGTGACCGCGGTCGATGACGAGGACGGTCACCTTCTCGGGCTGGCCGAGGACGGGCGGATGCTCGTGCTCAGCGCCGCCGACGGCTCGCTGCTCGCCGAGACGGCGCCCCTCGTCGCCGCCTCGCTCGCGTCGGGCGCGGCCCCGGTGCTCGTCGCCGACCAGCACCGCGCCTACCTCAGCGCCCCCGTCGAGCGGCAGCTGTACGAGATCGATTACGCCGATGCCGCCCGCATCGCCCGCACGTTCGAGACCGCCACCGAGCCGGCCTTCGTCGCCGAGACAGGACGCTGACATGCGACCGCCCCGCCTCCGCTCCCGCGCCGCGACCGCCCTCGCCACCGTCGGCCTGCTCGCCGCGACCCTCACGGCGTGCGCGCCGCCCGCGACCGACGCGCGCCCCCTCGTCGTCGTCTCGACGAACATCCTCGGCGACGTCGTCGAGCAGCTCGTCGGTGATCAGGCGCGCGTGGTCACGCTCATGAAGCCGAACGCCGACCCGCACTCCTTCGAGATCTCGGCGCAGGAGGCGGCCACCCTGCGCGAGGCCGACCTGATCGTCTCGAACGGACTCGGACTCGAGGAGGGGCTGCAGCAGCACCTCGACGCGGCATCCGCCTCCGACGCCCGCACCTTCGTCGCCGGCGACGCGATCGAGGTGCTCGACTACAGCGAGGGCGATGCCGCGGGCATGCCGGACTCGCACTTCTGGACCGACCCGGCGCAGATGCTCGCCGTCGTCGACGCGCTCGAACCCGCGCTCGCCGAGATCGAGGGGATCGATCCCGACGCCCTGCAGTCGAGCGTCGCCGACTATCGCACCGAGCTCGACGACCTGGATGCCGAGATGACGGATGCCTTCGCGCGCATCCCCGCCGACCGTCGCGCCCTCGTCACCAACCACCACGTCTTCGGCTACCTGGCGGAACGCTTCGACTTCGACGTCGTCGGGGCCGTGATCCCCGGGGGCACGACGCTCGCCGCGCCCTCGGCATCCGATCTCGCCGACCTCGTCGACGCGGTCGAGGAGACCGGTGTCCCGGCGATCTTCGCAGAGTCGTCGTCGCCCGATCGTCTCGCACGGGCTCTCGCCGACGAGGCCGACATCGACGTCGAGGTGATCGAGCTCTTCACCGAGTCGCTCACCGACGCCGACGGCGGCGCCCCCGACTACCTGACCATGATGCGCGTCAACACCGAGCGCATCGTTTCCGGTCTCACCCGCTGAGACCACCCCTCACAGAGAAAGAAGCACCTGCATGAAGAAACTCCCCCTGCGCAGAGCGCTGGTCGGTGCCGTCGCCCTCGGCGCGGTCGTGACCCTCGCGTCCTGCTCGACCACCCCCGCCGCGGATGCCCCGGCGAGCGAGAGCTCGACGACGGATGCCGGCGCCCGCGTCGCGATCTCGTACGACGGCGGCATCCTGGTGCTGGACGGCGAGACCCTCGAGACCGTCGCGGACTTCGACTCCGAGGAGTTCACCCGCCTCAATCCGGCCGGTGACGACCGGCACGTCATGGTCACGATGAGCGAGGGCTTCCAGGTGCTCGACACCGGCGCCGGTTCCTCCGACGACGCGGCCCTCACCGACACGGTCTTCGCGGCCGACACCCCCGGTCACGTCGTTCGCCACGGCGGCAAGACGATCCTCTACGCCGACGGCACGAGCGACACGACCATCTTCGACACGGCCGATCTCGCGGCATCCGATGGACTTCCCGAGGTCGAGACGATCGCGGGCGTCGAGGCGCACCACGGCGTCTCGATCGTGCTCGAGGACGGCACGTTCCTCACCACCGTCGGCAACACCGACGGACGGAACGGCATCGTGGTGCGCGACGCCGACGGCGCGGAGATCGCCTCGTCGGACCAGTGCCCCGGCGTGCACGGCGAGGGCACGGCCGCGAACGAGGTCGTCGTCTTCGGCTGCGAGGACGGCGCCCTGGTCTACGCCGACGGCGAGATCACGAAGCTCTCCGCTCCCGACCAGCCCTATGGCCGGATGGGCAACGCCTACGTGAGCGAGTCCAGCCCGATCATCGTCGGCGACTACAAGAACGACCCCGACGCCGAGGGCTACCTGCTCGGCGCCGTCACCCTCATCGACACCGAGGCGCTGACGTACGAGGTCGTCGACCTGCCCGAGGGTGCGGAGTACACGTTCCGCGACGTCGCCCGCGGCCCGGGTGAGCTCGCGTACATCCTCGGATCCGACGGGTCGATCCACGTGCTCGACCCCGAGTCCGGCGAGATCACCGACACCTTCCCCGTGATCGACGCGTGGGAGGGACCCGCCGAGTGGCAGGACGCCCACCCCGCGATCGTCGTGGCCGGTGACATCGCCTACGTGACCGAGCCCGCCGCGAACAGCGTGCACGCCGTCGACCTCACCACGGGCGAGGTGCTCGCGAGCACCGAGCTCGAGGTCACGCCCAACGAGATCGCGCCGGCCGCCGGCTGATCCCCGGCGCTCTTCCCGCCCTCGGTTCGGGAGGAGAACACCGCGATGGGAGGACGAATTCTCAGAATCCGTCCTCCCATCCGTGTGATCTCCTCCCGAACGGGTGTCGGCCCCGCCTCACAACCGAGGGAGGAGACCCTCCAGGAACTCCGCCGTCGATTCCCAGCCGGTGACCGCATGGCATTCGACTCCCATCGCGAGCACGGGGTAGTCGTTCCCGGCGGGATCGAGCCGGTCGCCGACGAACAGCATGTCATCGAGGGGGATGCCGGTCTGCTCGACCAGTCGTCGTATGCCGTACGCCTTGTCGATGCCCCGCTCGGTGACGTCGATCGACGTCGACCCTCCCGAGCGCACTTCGAGATCCGGCAATCGAGCGGCGACGGCGGCGCTGAGCGCGTTGCGCTTCTCGCCCGTCGGATCCCAGGCCGCCTTGGCATCGAGCGGAGCCTGCTGCCCCAGCGCCGAGAAGGTGATCTGCGAGCCGCGGTCCTCGATGACGTCGCCCCAGGTCGTCTCCTCCCACAGACCGAGCCGGCGCGCCTCTTCTTCGAACACGGCGGTCGCTGCGGCGCGACGCCCCGCAGCGAGGTCGAGCGCGTAGACGGTCTCGATCCCGTGCGCACGGATGCGGTAGTACTGGGTGCCGCAGGCCGGGAGCAGGTGGAAGTTCGCCAGCGTCTCCGGGCCGGCGGCGGGCAGCCTGTCGACGACCTGCGCCGTGAACTGCTCCAGACGCCCGCCGGAGATGATGGCGACGGTCACGCGCTCGGCGAGCGCCACCAGGAGCGCCCCCATCCGGGGGTCGATCGCGCTCTTGGACGGCGCCAAGGTGTCGTCGAGATCGAAGGCCACGAGGCGCGGGGCGGGCGCGGTCATCCCGCCGCCTCGATGATCGCCTCGCCCTGCCCCCGCACGGGTCCCGTGCTGCCCCGCACGATGAACTCCACCGGAGGCAGCTCGATCGCTCCCGGCTCGTTCCCCTCGACGATCGAGACGAGGGCGCGCGCGCAGGCGTTGCCCCACTGGAAGACGTCCTGTCGCACGGTCGTCAGCGGCGGGATGATGTAAGGCGCGAGCGGGATGTCGTCGAAGCCGATGATCGAGAGATCGTGGGGCACGCGGACGCCCCGATCGATCGCGGCGGAGATGCCGGCGATCGCCATGATGTCGTTCGCGTAGATGATGGCGGTCGGCGGTTCGGGGTCGTCGAGCAGTTCGTGCGTCGCGCGCGCGCCGGCCGCACCGGTGAAGTCGGCCTCGACGACGGTGCCGGGGCGCAGCCCCAGCTGGGCGAGCTCGGAGGCCCAGGCCTCGCGACGCACGCGCGAGTGCACGTAGCGATCGGAACCCGAGACGTGCGCGATGCGCTCATGACCCAGGGCGTGCAGGTGGCGGACGGCACGACGGATGCCGGCGGCGTCGTCGAGCCCGATGGGGGCCGTGCCCTCGCCGGTTCCCGAACCGAGCAGCACGCAGGGCATCCCGAGTCCGGCGAGCTCGGCCGGACGCTCGTCCTCGACGCGGAGGTCGGTGAGGAAGACGCCGTCGACCCGGGCTTCGTGGGCGAAACGCGAGTAGGCCTCGCGTTCGGCCTCTTCGCCGTCGACGACCTGCAGCACGAGGGCGTAGCCGACGGTCGAGAGGAAGCTCTCGACCCCCGCGACGAACTGCGGGAAGAACGGGTCGGTGCTCAGCAGCTCGGGGGCGCGACGGATCACGAGGCCCAGCGCCTGGGCCCGGCTGCGCGAGAGAGCGCGCGCCCGGGCATCCGGACGCCATTCGAGCGCGCGAGCGGCTTC
It encodes:
- a CDS encoding cysteine hydrolase family protein, which translates into the protein MSSRTALIMIDMQNMYLQQERRSALGWPPIWNFDEVVAECAELLAAARAQGMPVIYTRQTSRADGADATPSMRRLLASSAASDEESPIGDDADWGSQVLDAVRPEPGDIVIEKHRWDAFFNTDLDPILRNLDVTRLIVAGLQTNVCVETTSRTGMMKNFDVAVPLDAVSTDGEALHRAALDSLRVLYVEVAPWRELLAEDAEWAQRYTTPGYGRTAEDLATIGA
- a CDS encoding MFS transporter, with the protein product MSDATTIDGTRGRRKWAVFAVLAGAAALTILDVSKLGIALPAIQADMGGDPATVQFMLVGYTLAYAAMLLPAGRIGDVVPRRTVFLTGMIVFVASSVACTFAPTIEWLVAARVIEGLGAGLLMPQVLGLIQRVFPAGERAKPLAALAAITSLTSLGAPVLAGFIMDVAGDQLGWRLLFLVTVVAGAIILPFAFVVVHEPVGERRRGYDTIGTVLLAVGVVLTIGPLSAISGTEPPAPWIFVGIGLGIAFLAAFIAHERRVTRRGREPLVDPELFRLPHLPAGVLISGCMHAAATAGTLVVTIALQQLAHLSALETAMWMLPAAAASLLGSWIATRVSPTNGHVVALGTATGALALAGSGLVFGAASTSTVPPLIAALLCVSAFGSGLSAPANQARTLLHTPGHRSSVAGSLIQFAQRTGSAIGMALALIIYYAFFSDTSFAGRPASGAMWALWAVSVFLVVATVIAVVDHARTPRVELEVAEPEPQFVP
- the aztA gene encoding zinc ABC transporter ATP-binding protein AztA; protein product: MTSSPVLADPIAVLDDVHVAFDGVDVVCGVDLRIVPGEFAVIAGPNGAGKSTLLEVLAGTRSPRRGQRSVPGAVAFVPQRAAIPPRLPVTVRDVVAVGVWGRLGPWRRMDGEARTVVTRSLERLDITRLAPSPFASLSGGQQQRALLAQGLARQADLLLLDEPTTGLDAESSRRIRSVLRSEADRGVAVVCVSHDSALLDAADRVVRVEEGRVVGVPRA
- the aztB gene encoding zinc ABC transporter permease AztB, with the translated sequence MTLPLLAPFALEFVQRGMLGGALVAILCGVVGTWVVIRGMAFLGEALAHGMLPGVALATVLGLPVLAGGALSAVAMSIGIGALQRRAKLSYDTSIGLLFVSMLALGVIIISHSGSFATDATAILFGDILAITSTDLMLLAAAAAIGLAVTCGFHRSFVALALDTRIATVLGLRPRLAQAALVGLVTLAVVASYQAVGSMLVVGLLLAPAVAAGHWTTRIPTRMLLACVFGIVAVFLGLTTSWFAATAAGASVAAAAIALTCLSWVARAAVSGIRSTTHATTAPVSA
- a CDS encoding ABC transporter, which gives rise to MTAQTDPTRPRKDPVRSRSTSLALLGALTLGLAACTGAPTADTSAETATDAPSTGDGHGAIAGAEEVAEPPLGLTAIDPAGTVTHLDLLDETVTEIGAIDAPRAMTTDGRYLFADVGDGIEIVDSGVWTWDHVDHFHYYRAAPALLGTVDGEGAATVATTNSSTSGGTGISFADSGDAVLLGTEALSKGEIREQFRLEREPHAGLVVPVGSFALVTEAVDGVGARVAGYTADGEPTGLDETCAAPSGTITTRVGAVIGCADGALLAHVDDGELVVERIPYPADAPTGAVASFDNREGRPTVAGLASPTDIRLLDTRARTWTLLTAPAPLVHVTAVDDEDGHLLGLAEDGRMLVLSAADGSLLAETAPLVAASLASGAAPVLVADQHRAYLSAPVERQLYEIDYADAARIARTFETATEPAFVAETGR
- the aztC gene encoding zinc ABC transporter substrate-binding protein AztC, yielding MRPPRLRSRAATALATVGLLAATLTACAPPATDARPLVVVSTNILGDVVEQLVGDQARVVTLMKPNADPHSFEISAQEAATLREADLIVSNGLGLEEGLQQHLDAASASDARTFVAGDAIEVLDYSEGDAAGMPDSHFWTDPAQMLAVVDALEPALAEIEGIDPDALQSSVADYRTELDDLDAEMTDAFARIPADRRALVTNHHVFGYLAERFDFDVVGAVIPGGTTLAAPSASDLADLVDAVEETGVPAIFAESSSPDRLARALADEADIDVEVIELFTESLTDADGGAPDYLTMMRVNTERIVSGLTR
- the aztD gene encoding zinc metallochaperone AztD; the protein is MKKLPLRRALVGAVALGAVVTLASCSTTPAADAPASESSTTDAGARVAISYDGGILVLDGETLETVADFDSEEFTRLNPAGDDRHVMVTMSEGFQVLDTGAGSSDDAALTDTVFAADTPGHVVRHGGKTILYADGTSDTTIFDTADLAASDGLPEVETIAGVEAHHGVSIVLEDGTFLTTVGNTDGRNGIVVRDADGAEIASSDQCPGVHGEGTAANEVVVFGCEDGALVYADGEITKLSAPDQPYGRMGNAYVSESSPIIVGDYKNDPDAEGYLLGAVTLIDTEALTYEVVDLPEGAEYTFRDVARGPGELAYILGSDGSIHVLDPESGEITDTFPVIDAWEGPAEWQDAHPAIVVAGDIAYVTEPAANSVHAVDLTTGEVLASTELEVTPNEIAPAAG
- a CDS encoding HAD-IIB family hydrolase — protein: MTAPAPRLVAFDLDDTLAPSKSAIDPRMGALLVALAERVTVAIISGGRLEQFTAQVVDRLPAAGPETLANFHLLPACGTQYYRIRAHGIETVYALDLAAGRRAAATAVFEEEARRLGLWEETTWGDVIEDRGSQITFSALGQQAPLDAKAAWDPTGEKRNALSAAVAARLPDLEVRSGGSTSIDVTERGIDKAYGIRRLVEQTGIPLDDMLFVGDRLDPAGNDYPVLAMGVECHAVTGWESTAEFLEGLLPRL
- a CDS encoding LacI family DNA-binding transcriptional regulator — encoded protein: MNATPPDGVGADRPASPVLQRKITIGDVAARAGVSKSAVSFVFNGRSGVGEEARERILEAARALEWRPDARARALSRSRAQALGLVIRRAPELLSTDPFFPQFVAGVESFLSTVGYALVLQVVDGEEAEREAYSRFAHEARVDGVFLTDLRVEDERPAELAGLGMPCVLLGSGTGEGTAPIGLDDAAGIRRAVRHLHALGHERIAHVSGSDRYVHSRVRREAWASELAQLGLRPGTVVEADFTGAAGARATHELLDDPEPPTAIIYANDIMAIAGISAAIDRGVRVPHDLSIIGFDDIPLAPYIIPPLTTVRQDVFQWGNACARALVSIVEGNEPGAIELPPVEFIVRGSTGPVRGQGEAIIEAAG